From the genome of Sylvia atricapilla isolate bSylAtr1 chromosome 26, bSylAtr1.pri, whole genome shotgun sequence, one region includes:
- the RPS15 gene encoding small ribosomal subunit protein uS19, with the protein MAEVEQKKKRTFRKFTYRGVDLDQLLDMSYEQLMQLYSARQRRRLNRGLRRKQHSLLKRLRKAKKEAPPMEKPEVVKTHLRDMIILPEMVGSMVGVYNGKTFNQVEIKPEMIGHYLGEFSITYKPVKHGRPGIGATHSSRFIPLK; encoded by the exons Atg GCGGAGGTGGAGCAGAAGAAGAAGCGAACCTTCCGCAAATTCACCTACCGCGGGGTGGACCTGGACCAGCTGCTCGACATGTCCTA CGAGCAGCTGATGCAGCTGTACAGCGcgcggcagcggcggcgccTGAACCGCGGCCTGCGCCGCAAGCAGCACTCGCTGCTCAAGCGCCTGCGCAAGGCCAAGAAGGAGGCGCCGCCCATGGAGAAGCCCGAGGTGGTGAAGACCCACCTGAGGGACATGATCATCCTGCCCGAGATGGTGGGCAGCATGGTGGGCGTCTACAACGGCAAGACCTTCAACCAGGTGGAGATCAAG CCCGAGATGATCGGCCACTACCTGGGCGAGTTTTCCATCACGTACAAGCCGGTGAAGCACGGCCGGCCCGGCATCGGTGCCACCCACTCCTCCCGCTTCATCCCGCTCAAGTAA